The following proteins are co-located in the Desulfovibrio intestinalis genome:
- a CDS encoding c-type cytochrome, protein MTKYLRHGVLTLAAFLLVAGVQSAVAQDDAQKAGAELYANNCMSCHTPTPAKMMGKPVDGLLASMDKVKNMSSPSGPLQKMQQTLKTLSPEQMKDIATYVNQLKP, encoded by the coding sequence ATGACCAAATATCTGCGACACGGAGTTCTCACGCTGGCTGCATTCCTGCTTGTAGCTGGAGTACAATCCGCAGTGGCCCAGGATGATGCACAAAAAGCTGGTGCGGAGTTGTACGCAAATAATTGCATGTCCTGTCACACTCCTACACCCGCCAAGATGATGGGCAAGCCCGTGGACGGCCTGCTCGCCAGCATGGATAAAGTCAAAAATATGAGCTCGCCCTCTGGCCCGCTGCAGAAAATGCAGCAGACCCTGAAAACACTGAGCCCTGAGCAGATGAAGGATATTGCCACCTACGTCAATCAGCTCAAACCATAA
- the rho gene encoding transcription termination factor Rho, whose product MRKKKATPTLLTDSALSLTDLKTRSMQELMDLAEQYEIENASSMRKQELIFALLSTCASQNGAIYGDGVLEILPDGFGFLRSPLCSYMPGPDDIYVSPSQIRRFSLRKGDIVSGQIRPPKEGERYFALLKVTEIGFEPPEHAKNLVLFDNLTPIYPDHQLVMENGEKNLSNRVIDIMAPIGRGQRGLIVAPPRTGKTILLQSLANAINANNPEVYLIVLLIDERPEEVTDMERTVKKAEVISSTFDEPPQRHVQVCEMVLEKAKRLVERKRDVVILLDSITRLGRAYNAVTPSSGRVLSGGLDANALQRPKRFFGAARNIEEGGSLTIIATALIDTGSRMDEVIFEEFKGTGNMEIYLDRHLSEKRVFPAIDINRTGTRKEDLLLAEDVLNRVWILRKILAPMSSIDSMEFLLDKMRATKSNKDFMNAMGK is encoded by the coding sequence ATGCGCAAAAAGAAAGCTACTCCCACACTGTTGACCGACAGCGCCTTGAGTCTCACAGATCTCAAAACCCGCAGCATGCAGGAATTAATGGATCTGGCCGAGCAATATGAAATTGAAAATGCCAGTTCCATGCGAAAACAAGAGCTTATTTTTGCTCTGCTTTCCACCTGTGCCTCACAAAACGGGGCCATTTACGGGGACGGCGTACTGGAAATTCTGCCAGACGGTTTTGGCTTTCTGCGCTCTCCCCTGTGCAGCTACATGCCCGGGCCTGATGATATCTATGTTTCTCCTTCGCAGATACGACGGTTTTCTCTGCGCAAAGGCGACATTGTTTCAGGACAAATCCGTCCCCCCAAAGAGGGTGAACGCTATTTCGCGCTGCTCAAAGTAACCGAAATTGGATTTGAACCCCCGGAACACGCCAAGAATCTCGTTCTTTTCGACAACCTCACCCCAATCTATCCCGACCATCAGCTCGTCATGGAAAATGGCGAGAAAAATCTTTCCAATCGCGTTATCGACATCATGGCCCCCATCGGGCGCGGGCAGCGTGGCCTCATTGTGGCCCCGCCGCGCACAGGCAAAACAATCTTGCTGCAGTCCCTGGCCAATGCCATCAACGCCAACAATCCTGAAGTATACCTTATCGTGCTGCTCATTGACGAACGGCCCGAAGAAGTTACCGATATGGAGCGCACGGTCAAAAAGGCCGAAGTCATCAGCTCCACCTTCGACGAGCCCCCGCAGCGCCATGTGCAGGTCTGTGAAATGGTGCTTGAAAAAGCCAAGCGTCTGGTCGAACGCAAACGCGATGTGGTCATTCTGCTGGACTCCATCACCCGCCTGGGCCGCGCCTACAACGCTGTGACGCCCTCATCGGGCAGAGTGCTCTCCGGTGGTCTTGACGCCAACGCCCTGCAACGTCCCAAACGCTTTTTTGGCGCAGCCCGTAATATTGAAGAAGGCGGCAGCCTGACCATTATTGCCACGGCTCTCATTGATACCGGTTCCCGTATGGACGAAGTGATCTTTGAAGAATTCAAAGGCACCGGCAATATGGAAATCTATCTGGACCGCCACCTTTCGGAAAAGCGCGTCTTCCCCGCCATCGACATCAACCGTACTGGCACCCGCAAGGAAGACCTGCTTCTGGCCGAAGATGTGCTCAACCGCGTCTGGATTTTGCGCAAGATTCTGGCTCCCATGTCTTCTATCGACAGCATGGAATTCCTGCTGGACAAGATGCGCGCCACCAAGTCCAACAAAGACTTCATGAACGCTATGGGGAAGTAA
- a CDS encoding CarD family transcriptional regulator, with product MFTPNDLVVYPAQGVGKIERIDSQTIGGIACDFYIVRIQANNVTLMVPVNNAAHVGLRTLTPQDEASRILEGLRNSSGKIVHTGQNWNRRFREYSERLKSPELAVVTEVLRELLLISRTKDLSFGERRLQEQAMGLVTGELAEVLEVEENSLRDELLELYAPPPQPEDDKEQPA from the coding sequence TGTTCACGCCGAACGATCTCGTGGTATATCCGGCCCAAGGGGTGGGCAAAATAGAACGCATAGACAGCCAGACTATTGGCGGCATCGCATGCGATTTCTATATTGTCCGCATTCAGGCCAACAATGTCACGCTGATGGTTCCTGTTAACAATGCCGCTCACGTCGGCCTGCGCACTCTCACTCCTCAGGATGAAGCGAGCCGCATACTTGAAGGGCTACGCAACAGCTCCGGCAAAATTGTTCACACAGGACAAAACTGGAATCGCCGCTTCCGCGAGTATTCAGAACGCCTCAAAAGCCCAGAGCTGGCCGTGGTAACGGAAGTATTGCGTGAACTGCTGCTCATCAGCCGTACCAAGGATCTTTCCTTTGGTGAACGCCGCCTTCAGGAACAGGCCATGGGCCTTGTAACTGGCGAGCTGGCCGAGGTGCTGGAAGTTGAAGAAAACAGCTTGCGGGATGAGCTGCTGGAGCTGTACGCGCCGCCGCCGCAGCCTGAAGACGATAAAGAGCAACCTGCATAG